The Carnobacterium divergens genome includes a window with the following:
- the licT gene encoding BglG family transcription antiterminator LicT yields MIIEKILNNNVVLTLTADEKEMVVMGRGLAFNKRVGDEIDPTLIEKTFVTEGKEVTEQLAELFKEIPLDEIEVANEIIQLAQKELDVKLSTNIHLTLTDHIHFAITRSKEGLDLKNPLIWEIKKFYKKEYQIGLNAIDRIQEKLGVTLNPDEAGSIALHIVNARQGDQDMNQTFQMTKIVQDILNIVRMHYGLVFDENSLNYTRFITHLQYFAQRMIAGETHESGDDFLYEQVQIKYPKAFDCTVKINSYLKSAHQKEMSMDEQVYLTIHIHRVADN; encoded by the coding sequence ATGATAATTGAAAAAATCTTAAACAACAATGTCGTTCTAACCTTGACTGCTGATGAAAAAGAAATGGTCGTAATGGGAAGAGGTTTGGCCTTCAATAAGAGGGTGGGGGATGAGATCGATCCCACATTGATTGAAAAAACCTTTGTTACAGAAGGAAAAGAAGTGACCGAACAATTAGCCGAGCTATTTAAAGAAATCCCATTAGATGAAATTGAAGTCGCAAATGAAATTATTCAATTGGCTCAAAAAGAATTAGATGTCAAACTAAGTACCAATATCCATTTGACATTAACCGACCATATCCATTTTGCTATCACTAGAAGCAAAGAAGGACTAGACCTCAAAAATCCCTTAATTTGGGAAATCAAAAAGTTCTATAAAAAAGAATACCAAATTGGGTTAAATGCGATTGATAGAATTCAAGAAAAATTAGGTGTAACGTTGAATCCTGATGAAGCCGGTTCCATTGCATTACACATTGTAAATGCAAGACAAGGCGATCAAGATATGAATCAAACGTTTCAAATGACAAAGATCGTTCAAGATATCTTAAACATTGTTCGCATGCATTATGGGTTAGTTTTCGATGAAAATTCCTTAAACTATACCCGGTTTATAACCCATTTACAGTATTTTGCTCAGCGAATGATTGCAGGTGAGACCCATGAATCAGGAGATGATTTTTTATACGAACAAGTACAAATCAAATACCCAAAAGCATTTGATTGTACAGTGAAAATCAACAGTTACTTGAAGAGCGCTCATCAAAAAGAGATGTCGATGGATGAACAGGTTTACTTGACCATTCATATTCACCGAGTAGCAGATAATTAA
- the abc-f gene encoding ribosomal protection-like ABC-F family protein has translation MLVEIKAIKKSVGGRVLVEIDNWQIEDGDRIGIVGANGSGKTTLLNLLSNKEVPDRGSIRSFSPIGYLEQLPDAVAGATVSGGEETKRKLQKAFELGSGILLADEPTSHLDKDNRLYLEKAIKQFNGAVLVVSHDRTFLNQVCTKIVELERGKTYFYEGNYDDYLNQKELKQHTEQAEYHQYEKEKKRLKQVARETETRASKIRKAPKRMGNSEARLHKMGDQKAKKKLGQLAKNAEKRLDQLDVKQAPTELANIKIKLAKGKTLHAPILLSATKLTKKIDERILLNQIHFSLVNHSKTALIGGNGVGKTTLLKLIIENSPEIQKVKNLSIGYFSQKLELLEEESTILENVMKESVHDETFVRMLLARLLFRKQDVYKEVHLLSGGEKNKVSLAKLLVSDANLLLLDEPTNYLDIPSLKAVEEALMAYEGTLLFVSHDETFNQKIATHYWEIKQQKLTMWEAEKNKETSDKKIPVKQSADEKLVLETQLTAIIGKLSNPNPKEDRQKLENEYQTLLKKLKE, from the coding sequence ATGTTAGTAGAAATAAAAGCAATCAAAAAATCAGTTGGAGGTCGTGTCTTAGTTGAGATTGACAACTGGCAAATTGAGGATGGCGACCGCATCGGAATTGTCGGCGCCAATGGTTCAGGTAAGACAACCTTATTAAATTTATTAAGCAATAAAGAAGTTCCTGATAGGGGATCCATTCGTTCGTTTAGTCCGATTGGATATTTGGAACAACTACCAGATGCTGTTGCAGGCGCTACCGTAAGTGGTGGAGAAGAAACTAAACGCAAGCTACAAAAAGCGTTTGAACTTGGAAGCGGCATTTTGCTAGCAGATGAACCAACAAGCCATCTTGATAAGGACAACCGTCTTTATTTAGAAAAAGCAATCAAGCAATTTAACGGTGCCGTCCTTGTGGTTTCCCACGATCGAACCTTTTTAAACCAAGTTTGTACGAAAATAGTAGAACTTGAAAGAGGAAAAACGTACTTTTACGAAGGAAACTATGACGACTATTTAAACCAGAAAGAGCTTAAACAACATACAGAGCAAGCAGAATATCACCAATACGAAAAAGAAAAAAAGCGTTTAAAACAAGTGGCCAGAGAAACGGAAACAAGAGCATCAAAAATTCGAAAAGCTCCTAAACGAATGGGGAATTCGGAGGCAAGACTCCATAAAATGGGGGATCAAAAAGCTAAGAAAAAATTAGGTCAGTTAGCAAAAAATGCGGAAAAACGACTGGATCAATTAGATGTCAAACAAGCGCCAACCGAGCTTGCGAACATTAAAATCAAATTGGCTAAAGGCAAGACCTTACACGCACCTATTTTACTATCGGCAACAAAGCTAACTAAAAAAATTGACGAACGCATCCTTTTAAATCAAATTCATTTTTCGTTAGTCAATCACTCAAAAACAGCTTTAATCGGGGGAAATGGCGTAGGAAAAACAACCTTACTCAAACTGATTATAGAAAATTCACCGGAAATTCAAAAAGTGAAAAACCTTTCAATTGGTTACTTTAGTCAAAAGCTAGAGTTATTGGAGGAAGAAAGTACGATTTTAGAAAATGTAATGAAGGAAAGCGTTCATGACGAGACTTTTGTTCGGATGCTATTAGCAAGACTATTATTTAGAAAGCAAGATGTCTATAAAGAAGTCCATTTACTAAGTGGTGGTGAAAAAAATAAGGTTTCATTGGCGAAGCTTCTTGTAAGTGATGCCAATTTACTACTATTAGATGAACCTACCAACTATTTAGACATTCCTTCATTAAAAGCCGTTGAGGAAGCTTTAATGGCCTATGAAGGAACGCTTCTTTTTGTCTCACATGATGAAACTTTCAACCAGAAGATAGCAACTCATTACTGGGAAATCAAACAGCAAAAACTGACTATGTGGGAAGCTGAAAAGAACAAAGAAACCTCTGATAAAAAAATTCCAGTAAAGCAATCAGCAGATGAAAAACTAGTATTAGAAACCCAATTAACGGCAATTATTGGGAAATTATCAAATCCAAATCCAAAAGAAGACCGACAAAAATTGGAAAATGAGTATCAAACACTATTGAAAAAATTAAAAGAATAG
- the rlmN gene encoding 23S rRNA (adenine(2503)-C(2))-methyltransferase RlmN, with protein MKPSIYGLTNAELIEWFLEHDQKKFRATQVWDWLYVKRVRQFSEMTNLSKATIQLLEENFIMQPLEQKIVQESNDGTIKYLFELSDGLLIETVLMRHEYGLSVCVTTQVGCNIGCTFCASGLLKKQRDLTAGEIVSQIMQVQHYLDDKEENDRVSHIVVMGIGEPFDNYDNVMSFLKIVNDNEGLAIGARHITVSTSGLAPKIKEFAENGLQVNLAISLHAPNNEIRTSIMRINRNFPIEKLMEAVDYYLEKTNRRITFEYIMLRGVNDQKEQALELAALLANKRHLAYVNLIPYNSVSEHDQYSRSKKADVLAFHDTLKKKGINSVVRKEQGSDIDAACGQLRSKQLKSKE; from the coding sequence ATGAAACCGTCAATTTACGGATTAACAAATGCAGAATTAATAGAGTGGTTTTTAGAACACGATCAAAAGAAATTTAGAGCAACACAAGTTTGGGATTGGTTATATGTAAAACGTGTGCGTCAATTTTCTGAAATGACGAATCTTTCAAAAGCAACCATTCAATTATTGGAAGAAAATTTTATTATGCAGCCATTGGAACAAAAAATTGTTCAAGAATCAAATGACGGAACAATTAAATACCTGTTTGAATTATCAGATGGGTTGTTGATTGAGACGGTATTAATGCGCCATGAATACGGCTTATCTGTTTGTGTAACAACTCAAGTAGGCTGCAATATCGGTTGTACCTTCTGTGCAAGTGGTCTTTTGAAAAAACAACGTGATTTAACGGCTGGTGAAATTGTTTCGCAGATTATGCAAGTACAACATTATTTAGATGACAAAGAAGAAAACGACCGCGTGAGTCATATTGTTGTAATGGGAATTGGCGAGCCTTTCGACAATTATGACAATGTGATGAGTTTCTTGAAAATCGTTAATGACAATGAAGGGTTAGCAATTGGCGCTCGTCATATTACAGTTTCGACGAGTGGACTAGCACCAAAAATCAAAGAGTTTGCTGAAAACGGCTTGCAAGTAAACCTAGCAATCTCATTACATGCGCCAAACAATGAAATCAGAACAAGCATTATGCGTATCAATCGCAACTTCCCGATTGAAAAATTAATGGAAGCCGTCGATTATTATTTAGAAAAAACAAATCGTCGCATTACCTTTGAATACATTATGTTGCGAGGCGTAAATGACCAAAAAGAACAAGCTTTGGAACTAGCAGCACTCCTTGCGAATAAACGTCATTTAGCCTATGTAAATTTGATTCCATACAATTCAGTATCCGAACACGATCAGTACAGCCGCAGTAAAAAAGCAGACGTACTAGCCTTTCACGATACGTTGAAGAAAAAAGGGATTAATTCAGTTGTTCGTAAAGAACAAGGAAGCGATATCGATGCTGCTTGTGGACAACTAAGAAGCAAGCAATTAAAGTCTAAAGAATAG